A single Sulfurimonas aquatica DNA region contains:
- a CDS encoding FIST signal transduction protein — MTTSQLLYSNENGWQNASKNEVKNPQLILLFGNGDYFKTSSYGDLKKLYPQSNILGCSTAGSIIGQRVDDITVATLVSFDQGRIKIVSADFDTAEESMPTAKKLAQELNSEDLKHVFVLSDGLNVNGSEIADGFNEVLPEGVLLTGGLAGDGVDFAQTYVVANDVPKSKRVAALGFYGDSLEIKSGCFAGWDEFGAERIITKSKGNILYEIDGKPALELYKSYLGDETKDLPASGLKFPIAIRKDLTQEPLIRTLLAVDEETQSLTFAGDIPEGFHCRLMKSNMDRLIDNAGLAAEQAYSRTKENSLCIAVSCVGRRIILSQLVEEEIDAIEEVIGKESTIAGFYSYGELAPLVGFSECALHNQTMTLTIINEN, encoded by the coding sequence ATGACAACTTCTCAACTTTTATATAGTAATGAAAACGGATGGCAAAACGCGTCAAAAAATGAAGTCAAAAATCCTCAACTTATTTTACTCTTTGGTAATGGTGATTATTTTAAAACTAGTAGCTACGGTGACCTCAAAAAACTCTACCCTCAAAGTAATATTCTGGGTTGTTCTACTGCTGGGTCTATTATAGGACAAAGGGTTGATGACATAACAGTTGCGACTCTTGTCTCATTTGATCAAGGCCGTATCAAAATCGTATCTGCAGACTTTGATACAGCAGAAGAGTCAATGCCTACGGCTAAAAAACTAGCTCAAGAACTTAATAGCGAAGATTTAAAACATGTTTTTGTCCTTAGTGATGGTCTCAATGTCAATGGAAGCGAGATAGCAGATGGTTTTAATGAAGTCCTACCAGAAGGAGTTTTACTTACTGGTGGACTAGCGGGCGATGGAGTGGACTTTGCACAAACTTATGTCGTAGCTAATGATGTACCCAAAAGTAAAAGAGTTGCAGCCCTTGGTTTTTATGGTGACTCATTAGAGATTAAGAGTGGTTGTTTTGCAGGCTGGGATGAGTTTGGAGCAGAGAGAATTATCACAAAGTCAAAGGGCAATATCCTTTATGAAATTGACGGAAAACCTGCACTTGAACTCTATAAATCTTACCTAGGAGATGAGACAAAAGATCTTCCTGCAAGTGGGCTAAAGTTTCCAATTGCTATTAGAAAAGATTTAACACAGGAGCCTCTTATTCGTACTCTTCTCGCTGTTGATGAAGAGACACAAAGTCTCACATTTGCCGGCGATATTCCTGAGGGTTTTCACTGCCGTCTTATGAAATCAAACATGGACAGACTCATAGACAATGCAGGCTTAGCTGCTGAGCAAGCTTATTCTAGAACAAAGGAAAACAGCTTGTGTATCGCTGTTAGTTGTGTTGGTAGACGTATAATCTTGTCGCAGCTTGTAGAAGAGGAGATTGACGCCATTGAAGAAGTCATTGGAAAAGAGAGTACTATCGCTGGATTTTACTCTTATGGGGAGCTAGCTCCTCTTGTTGGTTTTAGTGAGTGTGCTCTTCACAACCAAACTATGACACTTACAATCATAAACGAAAACTAG
- a CDS encoding peptidylprolyl isomerase, which translates to MYKILLTLFFVGLLNAEVYDGIAIVVKDEAITLLDIKNEMKTSKVDAKQASDLLIRQKLEKIEIDERRISVSSTEVYDDIKQMAARNNMSISTLYDAIRDSNGLNSTELKEKIKQKLLSQKLYSAIAYSSVEEPSQREIKEYFEMNKEKYSHPSEFSVIIYESKDGARLQEKVSNPMIYAPDISMNEQVLAYDRVSPELAKLLQNTPLNSFTQVVPNGQGSFMSFYLKEIKSAGEGSIEGSKNEIINAIMAEKREQVLGDHFARLRHNTEINIIREVE; encoded by the coding sequence ATGTATAAAATACTTTTAACTCTTTTTTTTGTAGGCCTATTAAACGCAGAGGTATATGATGGTATCGCTATAGTTGTAAAAGATGAGGCTATAACTCTTTTAGATATTAAAAATGAGATGAAAACTTCAAAAGTCGATGCAAAACAAGCTAGCGACCTACTTATTCGTCAAAAGCTAGAAAAGATAGAGATTGATGAGCGAAGAATATCTGTTTCAAGCACAGAAGTATATGATGACATAAAGCAGATGGCTGCGAGAAATAACATGAGTATAAGCACTCTATATGATGCCATAAGAGACTCAAATGGACTCAATTCGACTGAGCTAAAAGAGAAGATAAAACAAAAGCTTTTAAGTCAAAAGCTATACTCGGCTATTGCATACTCATCAGTGGAAGAGCCAAGTCAAAGAGAGATAAAAGAGTACTTTGAAATGAACAAAGAGAAGTATAGTCACCCCTCTGAGTTTAGCGTTATCATCTATGAATCTAAAGATGGTGCCAGACTTCAAGAAAAAGTATCAAATCCAATGATTTATGCTCCCGATATTAGTATGAATGAGCAAGTATTAGCGTATGACAGAGTCTCTCCTGAACTTGCTAAACTACTTCAAAATACACCCCTTAATAGCTTTACACAAGTAGTGCCAAATGGACAGGGCAGTTTTATGAGTTTTTATTTAAAAGAGATAAAATCAGCTGGCGAGGGAAGTATAGAGGGCTCTAAAAATGAAATCATAAACGCCATCATGGCTGAAAAACGAGAGCAAGTGTTAGGCGATCATTTTGCAAGACTTCGCCATAACACTGAGATAAACATTATACGAGAGGTAGAGTAG
- a CDS encoding deoxycytidylate deaminase, whose amino-acid sequence MLSDVNFINIALELSTASKCVSKQVGAVIVKDGRILSTGYNGTPAGFTNCSDHWKGKYTREHHEWSKTYEIHAEMNAIIWAAREGISIEGATIYVTLEPCSECSKNVIASGIKRIVYAKPYEHTHSEVISKFIKDNGVSIEMLSV is encoded by the coding sequence ATGCTTAGCGATGTAAACTTCATAAATATAGCACTCGAGTTGTCAACCGCTTCAAAGTGTGTCTCCAAGCAAGTAGGTGCAGTTATAGTTAAAGATGGACGGATTTTAAGTACAGGCTATAATGGTACCCCGGCTGGTTTTACAAACTGTAGCGATCACTGGAAAGGCAAATATACTCGTGAACATCATGAGTGGAGTAAGACTTATGAGATTCATGCTGAGATGAATGCCATCATATGGGCGGCGCGTGAGGGTATAAGTATAGAGGGTGCTACTATCTATGTAACACTAGAGCCATGTAGTGAGTGTTCTAAAAATGTCATAGCGAGTGGGATAAAACGCATAGTCTATGCAAAACCATACGAGCATACTCACTCAGAGGTTATCTCTAAGTTTATTAAAGATAACGGTGTGAGTATTGAGATGTTAAGCGTTTAA
- the arsC gene encoding arsenate reductase (glutaredoxin) (This arsenate reductase requires both glutathione and glutaredoxin to convert arsenate to arsenite, after which the efflux transporter formed by ArsA and ArsB can extrude the arsenite from the cell, providing resistance.) produces MSKVTIWHNPRCTKSREGVAIAQESSNDVEVVKYLDSLPTKDELKEALKMLGMSARELMRTTEAVYKELDLKNVQDEEALIDAMLENPKLIQRPVIFKDGKAIIGRPSSAITEFLNA; encoded by the coding sequence TTGAGCAAAGTAACCATTTGGCATAACCCAAGATGTACAAAATCTCGTGAAGGTGTAGCCATAGCGCAAGAGAGTAGCAATGACGTAGAGGTAGTAAAATATCTAGATTCACTGCCAACAAAAGATGAGTTAAAAGAGGCTTTAAAGATGTTAGGCATGAGTGCAAGAGAGCTAATGCGCACAACTGAAGCAGTATACAAAGAGTTAGATTTAAAAAATGTTCAAGATGAAGAAGCACTTATAGATGCAATGCTAGAGAATCCAAAGCTGATACAAAGACCAGTTATTTTTAAAGATGGCAAAGCTATCATAGGTAGACCAAGCTCAGCTATTACAGAGTTTTTAAACGCTTAA
- a CDS encoding GAF domain-containing protein codes for MKHAGTYHTLANFGRELLEKRTLAEGLPLIATYAKNVINADRCSIFMYDAVEKYFWTTLADGVEKIIISSDKGIVGYTLKTEKPVVANDAYAHPSFLPEVDKETGYKTENVITAPIFSSKREIIGILQLLNKPTDFDSDDVKFMVFFSHYVSGFLELTNIYLQEDRRLLKANEK; via the coding sequence ATGAAACATGCTGGTACCTATCATACTCTAGCAAACTTTGGAAGGGAGCTGTTAGAAAAAAGAACACTCGCTGAAGGCTTGCCTCTTATTGCTACTTATGCTAAAAATGTTATCAATGCAGATCGCTGTTCTATCTTTATGTATGATGCAGTAGAGAAGTACTTCTGGACAACTCTAGCTGATGGCGTTGAAAAGATTATAATTTCATCTGATAAGGGCATAGTAGGGTATACACTTAAAACAGAAAAACCAGTGGTTGCTAATGATGCTTATGCACATCCAAGTTTTCTTCCTGAAGTTGACAAAGAGACGGGATACAAAACTGAGAATGTTATTACCGCTCCTATATTTAGCTCAAAAAGAGAGATTATAGGAATCCTTCAACTTTTAAATAAACCAACAGACTTTGATAGTGATGATGTGAAGTTTATGGTCTTTTTTTCTCACTATGTTAGTGGATTCTTAGAACTTACAAACATATATCTTCAAGAAGATAGAAGATTACTAAAAGCGAATGAAAAATGA
- a CDS encoding GAF domain-containing protein, with amino-acid sequence MNKLNQIGEFGKELMTSTNIDETLAIIATEAKRLANADRCSIFIVDEEDDVLWSILSDGIGRIVVALNAGIVGDTYTTQEAQIVNKPYEEERFLQNIDKKSGYITKNMITVPIFNSRQEVMGIIQLLNKADGDFTEFDKETFTFFANYVSGSLELLLMQE; translated from the coding sequence ATGAATAAGTTAAATCAAATAGGTGAATTTGGCAAAGAGTTGATGACATCTACAAATATAGATGAGACACTCGCTATCATAGCAACGGAAGCAAAAAGATTGGCAAATGCTGATAGATGCTCAATATTTATAGTAGATGAAGAGGATGATGTTCTATGGAGTATTTTAAGTGATGGAATAGGCAGAATAGTGGTAGCTCTTAATGCTGGTATTGTCGGGGATACTTACACAACACAAGAGGCACAAATAGTAAATAAGCCTTATGAAGAAGAGCGATTTTTACAAAACATAGATAAAAAGAGTGGCTATATTACAAAAAATATGATTACTGTGCCTATTTTTAACTCTAGGCAAGAAGTAATGGGAATCATCCAGCTTTTAAATAAAGCTGATGGGGATTTTACAGAGTTTGACAAAGAAACATTTACGTTTTTTGCAAACTATGTGAGTGGGAGTTTAGAACTACTTTTGATGCAGGAGTAA
- a CDS encoding lytic murein transglycosylase, producing the protein MIKLLLLISLSVLAFAKYDNCKFRTPHYEDICKAVVKDGVSIKYANQFLTSYFKTKKFDEISWKYLQPNKLKTHQENEKKANNVLVKSVPKMVENIKKYKDVYDYAELEYGVNKEIIAAILLKETKLGEIKPTHDAFIVFNTMLTRAKPNSTREKWLINLGKTNMISIIKHCYAKDVTPEQCNLPSSYAGAVGIPQFMPNSFIYAESYIDKVVDLTKMEDAIVSVATFLNKKAGYNKPLDWNELPYLPGVESQWYEYEFKNKDASFVYETSKSGKIYQCFTKGKPELAYMKEYVKKIMRYNNSSNYAVGVMRLAYDAHLLLHQK; encoded by the coding sequence ATGATTAAGTTACTTCTACTCATAAGTTTAAGCGTGCTTGCTTTTGCAAAGTATGATAACTGTAAATTCAGAACCCCACATTATGAAGATATATGTAAAGCAGTAGTAAAAGATGGTGTTTCCATAAAATATGCAAACCAGTTTTTAACTTCTTACTTTAAAACAAAAAAGTTTGATGAGATAAGCTGGAAATATCTACAGCCAAATAAACTAAAAACTCATCAAGAAAATGAGAAAAAAGCGAACAATGTTTTAGTAAAATCAGTACCTAAAATGGTAGAGAACATCAAGAAGTATAAAGATGTTTATGACTATGCTGAGCTAGAGTATGGGGTAAATAAAGAGATAATTGCAGCTATTTTACTCAAAGAGACAAAACTAGGAGAGATTAAACCCACACATGATGCGTTTATAGTTTTCAACACTATGCTCACACGTGCTAAACCAAACTCAACTAGGGAGAAGTGGCTTATCAATCTTGGCAAAACAAATATGATCTCTATCATCAAACACTGCTATGCTAAAGATGTAACTCCTGAGCAGTGTAACCTTCCTAGTTCATATGCAGGAGCAGTTGGAATCCCGCAGTTTATGCCCAACAGTTTTATCTATGCCGAGTCTTACATAGATAAGGTTGTAGATCTAACAAAGATGGAAGACGCAATAGTCTCCGTGGCAACTTTTTTAAATAAAAAAGCAGGATATAACAAGCCACTTGATTGGAATGAACTCCCTTATCTTCCAGGTGTTGAGAGTCAGTGGTATGAGTATGAATTTAAAAACAAAGATGCTTCATTTGTGTATGAAACGAGTAAAAGCGGAAAAATCTACCAATGCTTCACTAAAGGAAAACCAGAGCTTGCATACATGAAAGAGTACGTAAAAAAGATTATGCGTTATAACAACTCATCTAATTATGCGGTTGGTGTGATGAGACTCGCTTATGATGCACACTTACTCCTGCATCAAAAGTAG
- the murU gene encoding N-acetylmuramate alpha-1-phosphate uridylyltransferase MurU, which produces MILAAGRGERMRPLTDSLPKPLLEVRGKPLIVWHLENLKRNGFKDIVINIAHLGFKIPQALGDGSRWGVNITYSDEQESGALESGGGIKNALHLLANEPFLVVNGDVFCEYEFDASFDLKDKLAHLILVSNPEHNKKGDFGLKDALVINKSKKMYTFSGIAYYSPLFFKDVKIEKSPLAPLLRDSIDKEQISGEVFEKMWHDIGTPKRLKDIND; this is translated from the coding sequence ATGATACTAGCAGCCGGTCGAGGGGAGAGGATGCGACCACTAACCGACTCTCTTCCAAAACCCCTACTTGAAGTAAGAGGCAAACCACTTATAGTCTGGCATTTAGAAAATCTTAAACGCAATGGCTTTAAAGACATAGTCATAAACATAGCCCATCTAGGGTTTAAAATACCCCAAGCACTTGGTGATGGCTCAAGATGGGGAGTTAACATTACTTATTCGGATGAGCAAGAGAGTGGAGCACTAGAGAGCGGGGGTGGCATTAAAAACGCGCTTCATCTTTTAGCAAATGAGCCTTTTTTGGTTGTAAATGGAGATGTGTTTTGTGAGTACGAGTTTGATGCTTCGTTTGATTTAAAAGATAAATTAGCCCATCTCATTTTAGTTTCTAATCCTGAACACAACAAAAAAGGAGATTTTGGACTTAAAGATGCTTTAGTTATTAACAAGTCGAAAAAAATGTACACATTCTCAGGAATAGCGTACTATTCACCTCTTTTTTTTAAAGATGTGAAGATAGAAAAAAGCCCATTGGCACCACTTCTTAGAGACTCTATAGACAAAGAGCAAATAAGTGGTGAAGTGTTTGAGAAAATGTGGCATGACATAGGTACGCCAAAAAGATTAAAGGATATAAATGATTAA
- a CDS encoding aminoglycoside phosphotransferase family protein, with translation MDKIKEWLNTTPYKNYKLSIASADASFRKYYRLTQESETYLLMDSSLEKESLAPFLDVTSRLEAARVKVPTIYEKNLEDGYLIIEDFGDTHLLNILDSKNFRELYTSAIDEIINMQKADASSLPLYDKKFLHFEMDLMSEWYLKQKLSIKLTQEQKEMMQKALDSISEIVLSQPQGVFVHRDYHSRNIMLTTNKQIGVIDYQDAMSGAITYDLVSLLKDCYIEFKREEIEELVLAFRDKLGLKTGNGEFLKWFDFMGLQRHIKVLGIFSRLHLRDGKDGYLKDIPLTLKYVVETASRYEETKNLSEFLKEHA, from the coding sequence ATGGATAAAATAAAAGAGTGGCTAAATACAACCCCTTATAAAAATTATAAACTTAGCATAGCTTCGGCAGACGCTAGTTTTAGAAAATACTACAGACTAACGCAAGAGAGTGAAACTTATCTGCTTATGGACTCTTCACTTGAAAAAGAGTCTTTAGCGCCTTTTTTAGACGTCACTTCAAGACTTGAAGCGGCTCGAGTAAAAGTGCCAACTATCTATGAGAAAAATCTTGAAGATGGCTACTTAATCATAGAAGACTTTGGAGACACTCATCTTTTAAATATTTTAGATTCTAAAAACTTTAGAGAGCTTTACACTAGTGCCATAGATGAAATAATAAATATGCAAAAAGCGGATGCTAGCTCCCTCCCTCTTTATGATAAAAAATTCTTACATTTTGAAATGGACTTAATGAGTGAGTGGTATCTAAAACAAAAACTCTCAATCAAGCTTACTCAAGAGCAAAAAGAGATGATGCAAAAGGCTCTTGATAGCATATCTGAGATCGTTCTCTCTCAACCTCAAGGTGTTTTTGTACATCGTGATTATCACTCTCGCAACATTATGCTAACGACTAACAAACAGATAGGCGTTATAGATTATCAAGACGCTATGAGTGGAGCTATCACCTATGATTTAGTATCGCTCTTAAAAGACTGCTATATAGAGTTTAAACGCGAAGAGATAGAAGAGTTAGTCCTTGCGTTTAGAGATAAACTAGGGCTAAAAACAGGTAATGGTGAATTTTTAAAGTGGTTTGATTTTATGGGACTACAACGACACATAAAAGTACTCGGAATTTTCTCGCGTTTACACCTTCGTGATGGCAAGGATGGCTACTTAAAAGACATTCCGCTAACTCTAAAGTATGTAGTTGAAACTGCGAGCAGATACGAAGAGACAAAAAATCTCTCAGAGTTTTTAAAAGAGCATGCCTAA